TCGACGGGACCGGATGCCGTTTATGCGGGATCGAGGAGGATCAGATCCCTGGCCTTCCGGCGCAGCGCCTCCGTGAGTTCCACCCCGTGGGCGCGCTTCAGGTGGTCGCCGATCGCGATCGCGATCTCCTCCTCCGACTCGTCGTGGACCTCGAAACCGCACTTCATCCCCAACGCCCTGCAAGAGAGGTGCTTTTTCACGGCTCAAACCTCCTGTCAGCGGTTATCCTCCGCGACCGATGCCTTGAAGCAGTCTTCCCGCCAGAGGCACTCCTCCTGGTCGCACTCCTCCCCGGTCGCCGTCCCGTAGCAGTCGAAATTCCCCTCCGCCTTCTGGATGGCCCGGATGATCTCGGCCTTCTCCATCCGGGTCGACCGGATC
The sequence above is drawn from the Deltaproteobacteria bacterium genome and encodes:
- a CDS encoding SAP domain-containing protein, whose translation is MPNVKEVRNIARQLGIRSTRMEKAEIIRAIQKAEGNFDCYGTATGEECDQEECLWREDCFKASVAEDNR
- a CDS encoding DUF1059 domain-containing protein; the encoded protein is MKKHLSCRALGMKCGFEVHDESEEEIAIAIGDHLKRAHGVELTEALRRKARDLILLDPA